The Cydia fagiglandana chromosome 14, ilCydFagi1.1, whole genome shotgun sequence genome contains the following window.
cagaacctaaatgctgccagaaaggtgggttaggttaggttagaactgcgaccctcacagaatcgaaatgctgccagaacggtgggttaggttaggttagaactgtaaccctcacagaaccgaaatgctgcgagacaggtgggttaggttaggttagaactgcgaccctcacagaaccgaaatgctgccagaaaggtgggttaggttaggttagcactgcgaccctcacagaatcgaaatgctgccagaaaggtgggttaggttaggttaggttagaactgtaaccctcacagaaccgaaatgctgccagacaggtgggttaggttaggttagaactgcgaccctcacagaaccgaaatgctgccagaaaggtgggttaggttaggttagaactgtaaccctcacagaaccgaaatgctgccagacaggtgggttaggttaggttagaaatgcgatcctcacagaaccgaaatgctgccagaaaggtgggttaggctagattagaactgtgaccctcaaagaaccaaaatgctgccagacaggtgggttaggttagaactccgaccctcacagaaccgaaatgctgccagaatggtgggttaggttaggttagaactgcgaccctcacagaaccgaaatgctgccagaaaggtgggcaAGAGCAaatgctcccgccttagtcttcgagaaattcttacaaataacattatgggCACAGATACATTCTCGGTGACAACattatgagtaaaaaaaaacggaatatgtatcgttatgaataatgtaggtagtagcacaaaaaaactataaaaaaaatatatgagtaacaattttcggagaaacgatgattatgactacaaagcgttattattagaaatattcgaataataaattgtatatgagccaatatggacccggtaggcagagaccacggatttccacttgctacgatcctgacatacctctttcgcttccttcacattcataacattcctcatacacgctcgccggtttagggtgctcttgacctggcctttcttcaggatttccccgatttgatcagagaaagtccgccgaggtctaccccttccaactcccattTCCACTTTTCCTACACACACAGATTGTAAAAAgtcttgtatgaaattatgacgtaagtatacataacacttagtacactgcgtgggctatcaaatccgctgcagacttttattggtgcgactataaatatatatttaattcgATTTTCAGGAATTTACCTTActttttaagtaagtaacttTTATGTGCAGTTAAATTGGGTGTAAACATAACAACCATTTCGTAACAGATAAAAACATTTGTAACCGTCCTAATCTCAATTAACATTTGCTCAAAGCCCTAAACGTTAGCGAAAGTCTAAATAATCTTCTATTACTTTGCAAAATGATTCGGGCGTTGTTAACTTTCAACCATTAATTCTAAGAAATGTTCATTGTCAGTTAGCGGAATGCCTGGTAAGTCAGTTTCCAGTGACAGCGTAAGAGGCatcatacctactcgtactgaTACATGACTCTCGGTACATTTTTGACTTCCAAAAACAGACTTCACTTATGTGACACATCACTGAAAGTTATTCCTTTTCctaaaggggtccactgattaacagtccgccggtcagttagaacaaaattttgacagttccgaacaactgacaggccgatgccgtccggcggGCTGTTAATCTGTGGGCCACTTTAAACATAAATACGCGTAGCTTTtctcacaaataaaaaaaatgtgattgGTTGTGGTGGTGGTGGTTGGTTTGATTGGCTAAAATATAATTCGATATGTCATACATCTTGCGCGGAATTGGCATTACAAAATTTGCCGCTGTCAAGCTGCGCGCAGTGAGCAGGCGTGacccactccgcgatttcgttgcgtcgctacaagtacatgtggcccacaccaattttggtgtttaGCAGTAGTAAttgcctgctcgcgcttgcgccaccttgcggtcatatttgtcgtaatagacgcgttttgttagagtgaaccttctgtactcagtactattatttattctgtggcgcaGTACAGGGGTACGTTCCCGTTGGATCATTTGTGATAATTGTGAGCTCTAGCTTATTTTAGTTCGTTGATCGGCTGTCCTACAATTTAGTTATATTTTCGTGTCACTAAAATTTGCATTCGCGTCAAAAACGCTCACACTCAGGCGGCCCCTGACCCGCCATAACCGCCTCAATCTGTCCCGACTCAAAACTTTTCAAATCGACTTAGCCTCACTCATAAATTGCTGCGAATGGCTTCAAGTTCGGTGTAATTGTGAACGATGCCGTTAGCATCTGAATTTATTTACCAGAGTTTAATCGGAGACGAAAAATAAAGTAATCTACGTAAAAAGTTAATCTACAAAGTTAATGGGACAAGTCTCTAGTTTAAAATTGTGGAtttaatgaaaaaaatctatttaattttattatacgacgAAACATCGTGATAAGGTTCCAAAAcatataataggtacttactaatttATACTACTATTGAAAATAATAAGTCCGGAATAATCAGTCCAGACCCGAACTTACTACCTACAGTCTGGCAAAACAGATTTGTctatagaaaaaggcgcgaaattcaaattttgtatgggagacTGAGTCATCGCGCCCAAATTTTTCATATTTGCTcatagacctaggattcgcttgcgcttgacagacagcttaattgtgcgaaagggaagccatcacgtatatgaacatcccataagtgcgaaagagtcagactaccaatgagaaaacgtaaccacttttgagtttgacgacggccgcggacggccaagagcgtatcacggtaattttcaaattgaaaaacatacacggattaggacgaaaagtattaaataaagtaattcagtgaagatggtgtcttgtagtgtgccggattgcagtgtcacagggccaaataatccaagcaaatagtcatttcagaggatttatgatattccgagcgaaattttcatagcgatattttgtcaaattaacagcgtaaaaagtgtaagaagccggtttatacagttcattataagtttttcttccgttccgtgctaatattttattatattagtcaataatttagaatattttgtgtaaaaacataaactgttagtttacgctagggcttgacaaaatgttcatatgacagtatcgataacttgtcggtatattaatagctatgtaattatttcttcacaagacatcattagaatattatcttttataaccgacttcaaataataacgattgttatacttttttgaaggtgttcatgtttagcgtgtcatgataacttcactttccaacacagtaagagttacattaagataagtttgcaacgattttaatggcaaacgcagtgcaagtgttatttatacgtcataatgtcatagaattttagtgtttaaaataacacatttgaaaaagtagtcgataaagcaatcaaacatcgacagattattaatatattgtaacatgacatcactatttttgatctcacatagacaatttacgcacacacttgcatttcatttttggtcacacttttgaagattgagagttgttctttgtcatatAATTCTTTGTATTTGCTGCTTCGCAGAAGGAAATAGCTTGTCAAATAGCTTGTCAAGCTTGTCAAATTATAGTTTCAAATTGTTCAACACAAACTTTAGACCGAGGTTGGTAGCGCCATCTAGTAGAAAATTAGAACAGCGTTGTTGTTCAAGGTACCTTAaatagatggcgttagtagTATCACGTTTCATACGATTGTTCACATCATGTTTGTTTGgtttttatggttccgtacctcaaaaggaaaaaaacggaacccttataggatcactggtgcgtctgtctgtctgtctgtctgtctgtctgtctgtctgtctgtccgtctgtcacagccgattttctccggaactactggaccaatcaagttgaaatttggtacacatatgtaagtttgtgacccaaatacggatatgtaacgtaaacaaatgaattttaaacatgggggacacttttggggggtaaatgaaaaaattaaatttttgaaactatatcatgttacatatcaaatgaaagagcttattgtaaggatctcaaatatatttttttataattttcgaataaacagtttagaagttattcaagaaaataggcaaaaaattaccattcccccccccttatctccgaaactactaggactaaaattttgaaaaaaatacataaaataggtctatacctatagatgacaggaaaacctattagaaatgtacagtcaagcgtgagtcggacttaattacagtttttgatccgacccctgcggattttttaaagagatttcactcacgtttcacataaaaaatacattgttaacagtgccggattactcagagtagtagttttcttagagtaattggtgataattttctgataacataatcattttaaatatttaacgttcttacctacttacgagtaattgtaagatcaaattaaaaataatgtttaaaaaaaaagttaaattgagagctagcttaaagcTTTTTgtactttaatggttgaattaataaagactttgtaaccaataagcaaaacaagcacgtgcttagagcgccacgttcaggggggggggcaccaaaatgccaggttgaaaaaggtgaacaaatattaaaattagggacagacacatcgtttttaccacacgatttattttagctgtccaaaagctaatttgcaaaaataatggcgcgtaattctttgggaaacaatcggtagcagtagaagagtcgtgattacatgcatagattcgatttcaacccactcttttgcggttcggcgttaggtcttatgcgaggccttctgccttacggcaaagttgatcttctgccttaattacacttgggcgtggatccaaatccaagctttcctctttcgcagctgggcctactgcctttctcacacttcgccaattcaattccaagctctgctttcttgcatattttatgcatgaaaacaacctcactgagacccttaaatatcgagccctatgcaaagctaggctgatagaaaactgtcccatcccttctctgtatgaaatcctggattcgcgcctggttgggactaaaagtaaaattgctttctatatcgaaaaattttcgcgctcgcttcgctcgcgggttcaataactttataaggtatgataaaggtgacattcgggtggcgactgcagcaacattactctgttgcaacgttactgctgcagtactgtcaacttccgtgataaaatgatgtgatgtgactgatttccatactaaaagtaaaaatgtacaactgtctatcatatcatattgcgtttttatatcgaaaaatttccgcgctcgcttcgctcgcgtttctattactttctaagctatgataaaggtgacattcgggtggcgactgcaacagcattaggtactctgttgcaacattactgctgcggcactgtcaattttcgtgataaaatgatgtgactgatttccattctcagctgtaatgcggcaatgaacttctcttcatcaaaataattatcttaatccggcactgattgttaaaaattgtgtaatatacggaacccttggaacgcgagtccgactcgcacttggccggttttttgtttcttatgctttaatgagagagtgagacgcactgacattggacaaagaaattggacaggtggaataccacgttaatataatattataaatactctaagttttaaaaacgattttacagtacatatgataaaatagcacttttcgtgcgatgtcaaaagtttaaagggccatatgtactgtaaaatgttgtacgatacacgtgcgaataggtaattcgcaactcgtgtcgatttaaaacactcccttcggtcgtgttttaatttatcgccactcgtttcgaatttcctatttttcgcacttgtatcgtaaataactattaaaggGAGAGAGATTATCTGTTCGGtagttttcttgttttcttGGTATGTCAGGAcagatcaagattgtttacctctttctaatgctaaaataactaATTATATCTATGATTACAAACAAGGTGACAACGAAGGACGATAAATTTTAACCAATATTTTATTCCGTCGAAACAAATTACAAACGGCTAGAGATCTTCGTGTTCTTGAAAGCGTTTATCTGTTCCTGCTTATCTTCGAAGAACTTAATCAGTTCTTCAGCGTTCTTGTCAGCGAACACAGTAGCCAAGTTGTAGAAGTAAATCTTCTGCTTGTACGCATAGTATTGGTACACAATAGTGTCTGGGGCATAGGCGGTCGGTTCCGACTGGAACTTAATTGCCCCCTTCTCGCTGGTGCCGTTCACGTTCAGCTCATAAAGACGGCCGTCAACAACAGCGTAAACCTGGTTGATCAAAACTGGAGGCCTGACGAGAGCTACTTTAGCGGGATGAGCGGGGAGACCTTCGATTTTAAGGACACGCTGGCCGTTGTAAGTGTAGAACTGGTGGTCGCCGTCGTAGAAAAACATGATTCCATCCCAGTCGATAACCATGTCTCTAGCGTCCTTAACTGCTTCAACTTTAGTGAACATTTTCTCATCTTCGTCATATTTGTACATAACGTAGTCTGAGGTCAAGTAATATACGTTAGCATGTTCAGTATCAACAGCCATTCTGATGATGCTGTCAGTTGTTCAGCGGTGAGGTGGATAATGCCGGTTCAGTTGAGGCGAAGATAATTAAAACCGTCTTGTATAGtcacaaataattatattatcaaaAGCACAAGTTACATATTTAGGTGTAATGTGAAGTATATATTATTCTCGTTCCCATGGTAATATAATTCAAGGATAGAACAATACCATAGATAACTATGAAAAGGAATTAGTCTTCTGTTGGACTTGCCAACAGTCAGTAACGGTACCATATTTGGTCGCAGTCTTGTCTTGTTCGTTGTACTTGTAGATGCCATCGCTAGCGCCGTAGGTACATAAGACATGTCAGGT
Protein-coding sequences here:
- the LOC134670829 gene encoding uncharacterized protein LOC134670829 — protein: MAFFGDGIYKYNEQDKTATKYGTVTDSIIRMAVDTEHANVYYLTSDYVMYKYDEDEKMFTKVEAVKDARDMVIDWDGIMFFYDGDHQFYTYNGQRVLKIEGLPAHPAKVALVRPPVLINQVYAVVDGRLYELNVNGTSEKGAIKFQSEPTAYAPDTIVYQYYAYKQKIYFYNLATVFADKNAEELIKFFEDKQEQINAFKNTKISSRL